In Actinoplanes lobatus, the DNA window GGCTCCGTGGCGCTGCTCGGTGACACCCTGCACAACGTCGCCGACGCGCTCACCGCCGTCCCGTTGGGTATCGCGTTCTGGCTCGGCCGACGGGCCGCCACCCGGGCCTACACGTACGGGTTCGGCCGCGCCGAAGACCTGGCCGGCATCGTGATCGTCCTGGTCATCACCGCCTCCGCGGCGGCGTCCGCCTGGTTCGCCGTCGACCGGCTGCTCGACCCGCGAACCATGACCCACCTGCCGTGGGTGTTCGCCGCCGGGCTGATCGGGTTCGCCGGCAACGAGATCGTCGCCCGCTACCGCATCGCCGTCGGGCGCCGGATCGGCTCGGCCGCGCTCGTCGCCGACGGGTTGCACGCCCGTACGGACGGCTTCACCTCGCTCGCCGTCGTCCTGGCCGCCGGTGGGGCCTGGCTCGGCTGGGGCTGGGCCGACCCGGTCGTCGGCCTGGCCATCACCGCCGCCATCGCCTTCGTGCTCAAGGACGCCGCCCGCGAGGTCTACCGGCGGCTGATGGATCGCGTCGATCCCGAACTCGTCGACCACGCCGAACGGGCGCTGCGCGCGGTTCCCGGCATCCGCGACGTCTCCGGGCTGCGGCTGCGCTGGATCGGCCATCGTCTGCACGCCGAGGCCGCCATCGTCGTCTCCGCCGAGCTCAGCCTGCTCGCCGCCCACGAGATCGCCGCTGACGCCGAGCACCAGCTCACCCACGACGTGCCCCGCCTCACGGCCGCCACCGTGCACGTCGACCCGGACAGCCACCCGGGCGACCAGCACCACCACGAGTTGTCACACGTTCGGCGGGACCGTCTCGCCGCATTGTCTGGTTAGGCTGGACGACATGACCGCGCGCCCGCACGGGTTCGCCCGGGCCGGCCGGGAAGGGCCGGCCGGGCTCGTCGCCGTGGTCATGATCGTGCTGCTGCTCGCGGCCGCCGCGCTGTTCTCCGCGGCCAGCGCCCACCATGCCGCCGGTGGCCACGTGCACATCGAGGCCGCGACCGGCGCGGTGGTCGCGGTCCATCACCACGAGACCGTGCACGAGCACCAGCACGGCAACACCTGGACACCGCACCTCACCCAGCGCATTCGGGTGACCGCCGACGCCGTACTCCTAGCGGTGATCCCAGCGGTGCCGGCGCTGATCGATCAGGGCGCAGCCGCTACCGGGACGGCCGCCGCGGCCCCGGACTCACCGCTGAGCCTCCTGGGTGTTCTGCGCATATAGGAACGCATCCTCCCGAGCATGACCTCGCGCCCGCGGCCTGACGCCGCCGTGGCGCCTGCCCGCGTTCCCGCAGATCAGAAAGACGATCGGACTCCGATGGTCAACTTCCAGACCCGCAAACCCTGGGCATTGCTCGCACTCGCGGCCGTAGCCGTGACGGGCGCAGGACTGTTCGCACTTCGCGCCACCACGCCACCGCCCACCACCGCTGCCGGCCCGGCCTGCTCGACCGAGAAGTCACCGGTAACCGTGCTGCCGGTGTCGCACTGGGAGAAGCGGTACCTCGAGACATGGCAGTTCGAGCGCACCGAAGCCCTGCCGGCCAGCCGCACACCCGACAGCTGGAGCCACTACGACCTGTCCTATTCCGTCGACGCCAACACGGCGATGTTCCGTGCCACCGGCAACATCCGGTATCTGGACCGTGCGCTGGAGTACATCACCGGCGTGGTCTCCACCGCCCGGCCGTCGAAGCGGCTTCCGACCAGCCAGTACCGCGACGCCTACCTCGGCTGGGTGTCCAACCGGGAGGACCTGCGGCCGACCGGCGTCGAGGTGCCGCTCTACGAGAGCTATTTCTGGCGGCACGCCACCACCACTCTGCGGATCATGCGGCAGACCGCGGCCGTTCACGACGAGCCGGAATACCGGGAACAGTACGAGAGGCTGCTCGC includes these proteins:
- a CDS encoding cation diffusion facilitator family transporter, with amino-acid sequence MSAHEHHHHGTGHHHRHGWRHRLKHVVTPHSHDSADKVDSALEASREGMRALWISLVGLGVTALLQAVVVVLSGSVALLGDTLHNVADALTAVPLGIAFWLGRRAATRAYTYGFGRAEDLAGIVIVLVITASAAASAWFAVDRLLDPRTMTHLPWVFAAGLIGFAGNEIVARYRIAVGRRIGSAALVADGLHARTDGFTSLAVVLAAGGAWLGWGWADPVVGLAITAAIAFVLKDAAREVYRRLMDRVDPELVDHAERALRAVPGIRDVSGLRLRWIGHRLHAEAAIVVSAELSLLAAHEIAADAEHQLTHDVPRLTAATVHVDPDSHPGDQHHHELSHVRRDRLAALSG